CAACATTCGCTTTGGCGGAACTTATGCGCAGCACACTTATATTGATTTCAAACTTTCGGACAAACCAATGGATCCAATTCAGGATTTGAACGGAAAAGAAATGCCTGCAGCTCCAAAATGGTCGGGAAATTCGGAGGTAAGTTATTATCCAAACTGGCTTCCAAATCTTAGAACTTCTGTCGAATGGCAACTTGTTGGAAGTTACTATCAAGATCAGATAAATACCTTAAAATATAGCGGTTACAACATATTCAACGCCAGAGTTGGCTATCAATGGAAAGGAATTGAGATTTACGGAAACGTGCTTAATTTAACCGATAAATTATATGCTTATAATGTTTCGAGAGCCAATACCACAAACGCTCAACCAACTTATACGGCGGCGGCTCCAAGAACTTTTGTATTTGGAATTCAGTACAACTTTTCATTAAAAAAATAGAAAAAAGTTTCTGCCACAGATTAAAAAGATTAACACAGATTATTCTCAAAAAAAATCATTATAATCATTTTCATCTGTGGCAAAAAATAATAATCATTAGAAGCTAATCCCGCTGTCCACTATATCTTTTGTGGCGAACCCCGCCACAAAAGGATGTCGTTCCCATCGGGGCTAAAAAACCTAACAATGAGCAAAGAAATAAAAGAGAAAAAATCTAAAAAGAAAGATTCTAAGTTTGTCAAAAAAATCAAACAACACATGTACAAATGGCATCGTGTTATTGGTTTAATTACAATTATTCCCGTAATCTTCTGGACATTATCCGGTTTAATGCATCCGTTTATGGCGCATTTTTTTAAACCCGAAATTGCGCATGACAAACTAGAACAACAGATTATTGATAAAAACCAACTGCATTTTTCGATACAGGAAGTTTTACAGAAAAACGAGCTGACACAATTCAAAAATTTCAGAATCGTTTCCTTCAACAATAAAACCTATTATCAGCTAAAAACTATACTTGGTGAACTATGGTATTTTGATACTTCTACAGCCAAAAAACTGGAAAACGGAGATCAAAAATATGCAGAATGGCTTTCGCGATACTTCTTAGACGATCAAAAAAGCGCCATAAAAAACAGTGAAATTATCACCGAATTTACTTCGCAATACAAATATGTAAATCGTTATTTGCCCGTTTACAAACTCAGTTTTGATCGTCCGGATGCAATGCAGGTTTATGTCGAAACATCCTCAAGTAAGTTAGCCACTTATAACCCAACTTCGAGACAAGCCTTTATCTGGTTCTTTGACACGTTTCATAATTGGTCATTTATCGACTCCATAACAAACAATAGTATCCGAATTATTACAATGATTTTCTTATTGTCAATTATTGGATTTTCTGCCTTGAGCGGAATCTTAATTTATGGTTTACTTTGGAAACAATTCAAAAAAACGGATAGTTTAGCGCCTAAAAAAGGACTTCGAAAATACCATCGTCAAATTGGAATTTGGGTTTCACTTTTTACTTTGACATTTGCTTTTAGCGGTGCATATCACGCCACTACAAAATGGAACCCCTATACTTTATCGCAAATGGTTTACGAACCAACTTTCAAAACAAATGAAATTCCTCAGTCAAATAACGCTTTGAATTTAGATTGGAATCGTTTTCAAAATATAAGTTTAATCACTTTAAACGACACGACTTATTTCCGTTGTCAATTGCTTGAAAAGGAAAAATTTAAAACTTCAAAATCAGATTCTAATTCAAAATGGAATAAAAAAGGAGATCAAAAATCTGAAGTGGTTTATATCAATGCAACAACCAATAAAATTATTCCAAACATTGATCTTGAATATGCTGAATTCCTAGCGTATTACTTTACAGATGGAGCGCCAAAAGCAGCTTGTTGCGAAATGGATCATAACTCAGATGAACCTCCAATTTCATTAGAAAATGCAAAACTATTAGAATCTAAAGTTCTAACTGATTTTGAAAGTAGAGAATATGGTTTTGTTAACAAAAGATTGCCTGTTGTAAAATTGGCTTATGACACGCCCGAAAAAACTACTTATTTCATAGAAACTGCAACTTCAAGATTGGCAGCCGTAGTCAAAAGCTCAGATATGGTAGAAGGATATTCGTTTGCTATTCTCCACAAATTCTTATTTATGGATTGGGCAGGAAAAAACATTCGCGATCTAACAATGGTTTTGGCAGCTTTGACCATTTTGATTGTTAGCATTCTGGGCTTTATTTTGTTTTTGAAGAAATAATCTCTAAGCTTCTGAGGTTCTAAGTTACTAAGGTTCTAAGTTTTTTTTCTTAGTGACTTAGTAACTTAGCTTCTTAGAAACTTATCAGGAATTTTCTTTACATTTGATAAAAATACATCTGCAAGTTGAAAAAAAATACCAGCCGTTTATTATCAATTTCGTGGCTTCTTTGCTTTAGTTATTTTTTCATCTTAATGATTAAGATAACCTTGCAATATATTCCCTTAAATTCTAATGTTGCTTTTCTTCAAATAAAGCAAACGGAAATCAGCCAAATTCCGTTTTACTATCCCATTTTTTATGTACATGTCTATTCGGCTATTTTTGTTTTGCTTGCAGGATTTTCTCAATTCAGTTCTGCGCTTTTAAAAAAATATCCTGCGACGCATCGTAATATTGGAAAAGTTTATATCTCTGTCGTACTTTTTCTCAGCGCACCTTCAGGCTTCTTTATTGGTCTTTTTGCAAACGGCGGACTTTACTCCAAAATCTCTTTTGTGACCTTATCAATTCTATGGTTTTACTTTACGCTTAAAGGTTTTACGTCTATTAAAAATAAAAATATTAGAAAACATCGGGCATTTATGTTCCGAAGTTTCGCCTTGACCTTTTCTGCTATTACGTTGCGTTTCTGGAAGGTTATTCTAGTATATTTGTTTCATCCCGCGCCTATGGATGTGTATCAGATAATCGCTTGGCTGGGTTGGATTCCTAATTTATTAATCGTTGAATATTATCTTTATAACCAATTAAAAAAATGAAAAAACTTTTTTGTTTACTGTTATCAATATTCCTTTTTTCCTGTAATTCTAAAGAAAAAAACATCGCAAAAAATAATGCTGATAATTTAATGCCAGAAGAAATCAGAACCGATTTATATGGTTCCTGGGTTGGCGATTTTATTGTTTTAGAACGTGATACAACAAGAGAAGCAAAAGAAAAATACAGTAACAAAATCAATATTGTTATAAAGAAAATAACTGCAACAGAAGTTACTGGCCAAAGCATTGTTGCCGGAAACAGCAGACCTCTTAAAGGTTTTATGAGAAGAACGGGAAATACATTTTATTTTACTCTTAAAGAACCCGGAGATGATAAAAACGATGGTGTTTTTGATTTTGAAATAAGAAATGACACGCTTTTAGCAGGAACCTGGACAGCTTTTAATGCTAAAAAAGAAGTAACTAAAAGAAAATTTGAACTTACTAAAAAAGAATTTAAATACGATCCAAGTGTAATGCTTCCGGAACTGGATACATATGTTGATTATGAAAATCCAAAAGAAGAACTAGTTACAGACACCGAAGATCAGGAAGATACTGAAGAAGGACAAGATTCTACATCTAATAAAAAAGCAGAACCTTATATGGAAACGGTATACAGAGCAGCTTCTGAAAAAATTTTAACAATCAATTCATCAACTCAAAAATTGAAAGAATCTGATATTAAAAACTTAAAGAAAATTGATTTGGAAATTCTTAGAAATACCATTTTCGCCAGACATGGACTTACTTTTAAAACCAAAACCGTTCGTCAGTTTTTTGATGATGTTGAATGGTATGTTCCTATTGCAACTAGTGTCGACAATCAATTAACTGCGGTCGAAAAAGAGAACATAGTCTTATTAAAGCGTTTTGAGAAGTACGCAGAAGACAACTATGATTCTTTTGGGAGATAATTTTTTTTTGAGCTTCTGAGGTTCTAAGTTACTAAGGGACTAAGTTTTTTTCTTAGCGACTTAGCAACTTAGTTTCTTAGTAACTTATCTAGGGTTTTCTTCGAAATATCTAGCCTCAATTCGCTTAATATCTTTAATCGAATTTTTGGCCCAAGCCAAACGTTTTTCCATAATTTCATCTTCTGACAATTGCCAGTTAATATCTGAATTACGTAATCTGTTTGTCAGATTTTGGATTATAATTGCTGCAGAAACAGAGATATTTAAACTCTCTGTAAAACCAACCATTGGGATTTTAAGAAATCCATCAGCTTTTTCCAGAATTTCTTCAGATAAACCATCTCTTTCCGTTCCGAAGAATAAAGCACTTGGTTTTGTGATATCAAAATCTTCCAGCAAACAATCATTTTCGTGCGGAGTTGTTGCAATAATTTGATAACCTTGATTCTTTAAAGTAGAAATACAGTTGCTTACAGAATCATATTGATGGATATCAACCCATTTTTGAGCGCCCATCGCAATTTCTTTGTCGATTTTTTTTCCGTAACGCTGTTCGATAACATTCAGTTCCTGAATTCCAAAAACTTCACAGCTGCGCATAACGGCACTTGTATTATGCATTTGAAAAACATCTTCTACAACAATTGTAAAGTGTTTTGTACGATCTCCAAGTACTTTGAGAAATTTTTCTTTACGGTTATCTGTTAATATATTTTCGAGAAAAGCGAGGTAATCTAAATCAATCATTTCAATTTTATTTGGCACAAAAATACATTATAAATAAAGCAGAAAGAAAAAATCATTTTTATTTTCAAGACTCAAATTGTTCAATAAGTGTATTTCCTAATTTTTCATAGGACTTATTAACTCCGGTAAAATCAATTTCCAACGCTTCTTCCTTAAATGAATCACCTTCAAAAACAGCGTCTTCATTTTTAGAATGTTTCTTTAAGCGTTCGTACATTTTCTCCAATTCATCAGTAGAATAATCAACATTAATAAAGGAGACAAATTTCTCGATAACATTTCTCATTCCGTCATTATAATCAAGCAAAGTAACATTTTGATCTTTTTCATAAAAATCTACAAACCCCTGAAAATATTTCTCTAAAACAAGTGCTCCATATTGCTGGAAACTAATTTCGTTAATTTCTTTCGCCGTGATTCCAAAAACGCCAGGCGGCAACAAATTTGGAACCATATGCATTCCTATCATTTTCTGATGTGATTTTAAAACCTCAATTGGTTTTCTATAAAGCAAAGCAAAAGGCATTTCAGGAAAAATCGATCTCAAATAATCGGCATTAAAGATGTGCCAGGCATCCAACTTTAGAATTAAATTCTTTTGTTCCGGGAATCTTTTTTGTCCAAGGAATATAATTACAGCTTTTAAAAGTGCCGTTTTTTTATCTAAACCTAAATTATCACTTCTTAATATTTCGTCGATAATTGGCGCTTCAGAAATCATACTATTTTCAGAAGAAGTTGCTAAAGACTGACTCAGCATTGTAGAACCACATCTTGATACATGAAATACCAATGATTTTAATTCGATTGAATCTAATCCCGCAGACCAATCGATAACATTATCTACAGAACTAATAACCTTAAATCGCTTTGAATTAAATTCATTACTTCGGCATTTTGCAATTGTTTCATCAAAAAAAGGATCTGCATATTTTAAATCTCCCAGATAAATCCATTCAAAATAAACATCATTATCTTTTTCTACAAACTTATAAGGAATCCAATTTGAAAGAGGATGATCAACATTTTTCATTTTATATATTTTATTCTGCTAATAAATTTGCGATAATTTTTGCTCCGGCTTCTGTTGGATTTAAAGAAAGTTCAGCGATAATCTTTTGCTTCATTTCTTCTGAATACTGATTCTTTTCTGATGAAAAATTGAGATCAAAACCCATTTCAGCAAATAATTTATCAGACCAATCATTTCGAATACAATCTAAAGTCAGATGAATTCGTGGCTCTGAACTTTTATTTTCTACGCTATGCCGAAGTTGAAAATTAGCATACCAGCACTCACCCATTTTCATTGGAACCAATTGTTTATCCACATAAAAATAAACTTCAGAATTTGTTATAATTGGAATATGAATTCTAAAAAAACCATCTTCATAAGACGTATCATTATCAACATGCTCTTTTATTTCGCTATGAGGTCCTAATCTTAGTAAACGCACTGCTTCTTTTTCGCATTGAAACCAATCCATAATCTCTTTGAAATAAGGGCAACGATCTAGTAATTCTGTATTTACATATCCTTTATTAGCAAAAGAAGTAATATCATTTATCAAACCAGATTGCGATCTTAAAGAAACGCTTGTCCAATTTCCTTCGTAACGTCCCGTATTAAAATGAGGCGTCCACAAATCGTTTTCGCACATTGCGAGTTCTTCTTGTAATTTATCTATTGAAAAGGAAATTGGAAGTTTACTGGAGGAAGGATTCATATGCTTTTTAAACGATTAAATTAGACAGTGTTCCTTATGACTTGTAAATATATAAAATTTACAAACGTTTTATCATCAAAGAAATAGGTAAAAAAGTTTTTCTGCGGGAAGCCGGAATTCTCAAAGCTTAAGTTTGATTTGGCAAGCTGTCAAGAATGAAATTATAAAGCTTATGAGTCGAAAAAGGCACTGTTTCAACATCTGTTTTTAATACTAAATCGGCATTTTGAGGAATCTCAAAAGCATCACTTATTCCTGTGAAATTATTTATTTTATTAACGTCATTATCCGGCAACAAGGCTTTTTT
This genomic window from Flavobacterium sp. 9 contains:
- a CDS encoding YARHG domain-containing protein — encoded protein: MKKLFCLLLSIFLFSCNSKEKNIAKNNADNLMPEEIRTDLYGSWVGDFIVLERDTTREAKEKYSNKINIVIKKITATEVTGQSIVAGNSRPLKGFMRRTGNTFYFTLKEPGDDKNDGVFDFEIRNDTLLAGTWTAFNAKKEVTKRKFELTKKEFKYDPSVMLPELDTYVDYENPKEELVTDTEDQEDTEEGQDSTSNKKAEPYMETVYRAASEKILTINSSTQKLKESDIKNLKKIDLEILRNTIFARHGLTFKTKTVRQFFDDVEWYVPIATSVDNQLTAVEKENIVLLKRFEKYAEDNYDSFGR
- a CDS encoding sulfotransferase family protein, translating into MKNVDHPLSNWIPYKFVEKDNDVYFEWIYLGDLKYADPFFDETIAKCRSNEFNSKRFKVISSVDNVIDWSAGLDSIELKSLVFHVSRCGSTMLSQSLATSSENSMISEAPIIDEILRSDNLGLDKKTALLKAVIIFLGQKRFPEQKNLILKLDAWHIFNADYLRSIFPEMPFALLYRKPIEVLKSHQKMIGMHMVPNLLPPGVFGITAKEINEISFQQYGALVLEKYFQGFVDFYEKDQNVTLLDYNDGMRNVIEKFVSFINVDYSTDELEKMYERLKKHSKNEDAVFEGDSFKEEALEIDFTGVNKSYEKLGNTLIEQFES
- a CDS encoding DUF2306 domain-containing protein, which encodes MIKITLQYIPLNSNVAFLQIKQTEISQIPFYYPIFYVHVYSAIFVLLAGFSQFSSALLKKYPATHRNIGKVYISVVLFLSAPSGFFIGLFANGGLYSKISFVTLSILWFYFTLKGFTSIKNKNIRKHRAFMFRSFALTFSAITLRFWKVILVYLFHPAPMDVYQIIAWLGWIPNLLIVEYYLYNQLKK
- a CDS encoding PepSY-associated TM helix domain-containing protein, with product MSKEIKEKKSKKKDSKFVKKIKQHMYKWHRVIGLITIIPVIFWTLSGLMHPFMAHFFKPEIAHDKLEQQIIDKNQLHFSIQEVLQKNELTQFKNFRIVSFNNKTYYQLKTILGELWYFDTSTAKKLENGDQKYAEWLSRYFLDDQKSAIKNSEIITEFTSQYKYVNRYLPVYKLSFDRPDAMQVYVETSSSKLATYNPTSRQAFIWFFDTFHNWSFIDSITNNSIRIITMIFLLSIIGFSALSGILIYGLLWKQFKKTDSLAPKKGLRKYHRQIGIWVSLFTLTFAFSGAYHATTKWNPYTLSQMVYEPTFKTNEIPQSNNALNLDWNRFQNISLITLNDTTYFRCQLLEKEKFKTSKSDSNSKWNKKGDQKSEVVYINATTNKIIPNIDLEYAEFLAYYFTDGAPKAACCEMDHNSDEPPISLENAKLLESKVLTDFESREYGFVNKRLPVVKLAYDTPEKTTYFIETATSRLAAVVKSSDMVEGYSFAILHKFLFMDWAGKNIRDLTMVLAALTILIVSILGFILFLKK
- a CDS encoding aspartyl/asparaginyl beta-hydroxylase domain-containing protein is translated as MNPSSSKLPISFSIDKLQEELAMCENDLWTPHFNTGRYEGNWTSVSLRSQSGLINDITSFANKGYVNTELLDRCPYFKEIMDWFQCEKEAVRLLRLGPHSEIKEHVDNDTSYEDGFFRIHIPIITNSEVYFYVDKQLVPMKMGECWYANFQLRHSVENKSSEPRIHLTLDCIRNDWSDKLFAEMGFDLNFSSEKNQYSEEMKQKIIAELSLNPTEAGAKIIANLLAE
- a CDS encoding RNA methyltransferase yields the protein MIDLDYLAFLENILTDNRKEKFLKVLGDRTKHFTIVVEDVFQMHNTSAVMRSCEVFGIQELNVIEQRYGKKIDKEIAMGAQKWVDIHQYDSVSNCISTLKNQGYQIIATTPHENDCLLEDFDITKPSALFFGTERDGLSEEILEKADGFLKIPMVGFTESLNISVSAAIIIQNLTNRLRNSDINWQLSEDEIMEKRLAWAKNSIKDIKRIEARYFEENPR